One Fibrobacter sp. UWP2 genomic region harbors:
- a CDS encoding porin family protein yields the protein MKFSKLILAISFIALFNAAAFAQEYEPDVDSAWVAKQNGGSTELNNGETDEPAPACIGDGCDGTEQTQTAESATDTAKSAAADEEEDCTPADSLLPECQETASNAVDNDDDDVDTYDRYITEDSEISRSRKEGFSRRIRLGARVGGGMNMLFGKKSDDWKLGYEGVGGFFAKLPLGMQSVQFSVSLDFNYSRYLYEASTIYGEGYESDDDARIDMMLLEIPFIVQYAPDEEGFFFGLGFDLGLKLSSKSSYHQEIDSDKGIEKDKRKNTLPTSGVLMGGVATIGYAFTRWMSIDVRVSQYFTNLLNEPAIAESEVMNSQLYPFHAGLGLSFIL from the coding sequence ATGAAATTCAGCAAACTCATTCTGGCAATTTCTTTTATCGCCCTATTCAACGCGGCAGCTTTTGCCCAGGAATACGAACCGGACGTGGATTCAGCATGGGTCGCCAAGCAAAACGGCGGCAGCACCGAACTGAATAACGGCGAAACAGACGAGCCGGCCCCCGCCTGCATAGGCGACGGTTGCGACGGAACTGAACAAACTCAAACAGCAGAATCCGCCACGGACACGGCAAAGTCTGCCGCCGCAGACGAAGAAGAAGACTGTACCCCCGCTGATTCGCTTTTGCCCGAATGCCAAGAGACTGCCTCGAATGCAGTTGACAACGACGATGATGACGTCGACACGTACGACCGCTACATTACCGAAGACTCCGAAATTTCACGCTCCCGCAAAGAAGGCTTTTCCCGCCGCATCCGCCTAGGCGCCCGCGTGGGCGGCGGCATGAACATGCTCTTTGGCAAAAAGTCCGACGACTGGAAACTCGGTTACGAAGGGGTCGGTGGATTTTTCGCCAAGCTCCCCCTTGGCATGCAGTCTGTGCAGTTCTCCGTTTCCCTGGACTTCAACTACAGCCGTTACCTTTACGAGGCCTCCACCATTTACGGCGAAGGCTACGAGAGCGATGACGACGCCCGCATCGACATGATGCTCCTCGAGATCCCCTTCATAGTGCAATACGCCCCCGACGAAGAAGGGTTCTTCTTTGGGTTAGGCTTTGACCTTGGGCTCAAACTTTCGAGCAAGTCCTCTTACCACCAAGAAATTGACTCCGACAAGGGCATCGAAAAAGACAAGCGCAAGAACACTCTCCCGACCTCGGGAGTCTTGATGGGCGGCGTCGCGACCATTGGCTACGCATTCACCCGTTGGATGTCCATAGACGTCCGCGTATCGCAGTACTTTACCAACTTGCTGAACGAACCCGCCATCGCCGAATCTGAAGTGATGAATTCACAGTTGTACCCGTTCCATGCAGGTCTCGGGCTTTCGTTCATTCTCTAA
- the leuS gene encoding leucine--tRNA ligase yields the protein MAKYNPQEIETKWQAYWEEHQTFKTGEDKSKPKYYCLDMFPYPSGAGLHVGHPEGYTATDIICRYKRSRGFNVLHPMGWDAFGLPAEQYAIQTGTHPAITTKKNCDNFRRQIKRLGLSYDWNKEVNTTDPKYYKWTQWIFKRLYGTWFDEDQQKGRPIEELPIPADVEAKGKEEVRKYKDGKRLAYYADAQVWWCKHCKIVCANEEVLNDGSHEKCGTKEVERRNLKQWLMRIPLYGDRLLKGLDKLDWPQGVKDMQKNWIGKSYGAEVDFPIADANGKPTEKKLRVYTTRCDTLFGATYMVVAPEHAMVPELTTAEQKAAVEEYVHAAALKSDLDRTELAKEKTGVFTGSYAVNPLTGTKIPVWVADYVLTGYGTGAIMAVPAHDTRDFDFAKKFNLPVICIMEPDASCPEDVRPKVLAGEACWAADGTYINSQNDTLCLNGLNKKQGIAKVIEWLEANKIGKATVNYKLRDWLFSRQRYWGEPFPIIHWEDGEISTVDDAELPVLLPELKDYKPGDGGQSPLANATEWLQVTDKNGRKGIRETNTMPQWAGSCWYYLRYIDACNGDAFVAKELEKYWMPVDLYVGGAEHAVLHLLYSRFWHKVLFDLGLVSTDEPFQKLFNQGMILAFAYEDAAGSKVPTDEVEEKNGKFFKKGTDIELKQIVAKMSKSLKNVVNPDDVVRDYGADSLRLYEMFMGPLDAVKPWQTKGIEGMNRFLGRAWRSVVGDSDEAPVFVDETAPEAIEKVMHQTVIKVTSDIENMSFNTAISQLMIFNNEMMKMDKRYREPCETFVKLLHPFAPHIAEEMWSILGHNESLTNVAWPEADHSKAVENTVEVVFQVNGKVRAKASVAKDMDKAALEKLAMENERVKEFMKGMQVVKAIVVPGKLVNIVVKPA from the coding sequence ATGGCTAAGTACAATCCGCAAGAGATCGAAACCAAGTGGCAAGCCTACTGGGAAGAACATCAGACTTTCAAGACGGGCGAAGATAAGTCCAAGCCCAAGTATTACTGCCTGGACATGTTCCCGTACCCGAGTGGCGCAGGCCTGCATGTGGGCCACCCCGAAGGTTACACCGCTACCGATATCATCTGCCGCTACAAGCGCAGCCGCGGTTTCAACGTGTTGCACCCGATGGGTTGGGACGCTTTCGGCCTCCCCGCAGAACAGTACGCCATCCAGACCGGTACGCACCCGGCCATTACCACCAAGAAAAACTGCGACAATTTCCGCCGCCAGATCAAGCGTCTTGGCCTCTCCTACGACTGGAACAAGGAAGTCAACACCACCGACCCGAAGTATTACAAGTGGACGCAGTGGATTTTCAAGCGCCTTTACGGCACCTGGTTCGATGAAGACCAGCAGAAGGGCCGCCCCATCGAAGAACTCCCGATTCCTGCCGATGTCGAAGCCAAGGGCAAGGAAGAAGTCCGCAAGTACAAGGATGGGAAGCGCCTCGCTTACTACGCCGACGCTCAGGTGTGGTGGTGCAAGCACTGCAAGATCGTTTGTGCAAACGAAGAAGTCTTGAATGACGGCAGCCACGAAAAGTGCGGCACCAAGGAAGTGGAACGCCGTAACCTGAAGCAGTGGCTCATGCGCATCCCGCTGTATGGCGACCGCCTGCTGAAGGGCCTCGACAAGCTCGACTGGCCGCAAGGCGTCAAAGACATGCAGAAGAACTGGATCGGCAAGAGCTACGGTGCCGAAGTGGATTTCCCGATTGCCGACGCTAACGGCAAGCCGACCGAAAAGAAGCTCCGCGTCTATACCACCCGTTGCGATACGCTGTTTGGCGCTACCTACATGGTCGTCGCCCCGGAACACGCGATGGTGCCGGAACTCACGACCGCCGAACAGAAGGCTGCCGTGGAAGAATACGTGCACGCCGCCGCATTGAAGAGCGACCTCGACCGTACGGAACTTGCCAAGGAAAAGACCGGCGTGTTTACCGGTAGCTACGCCGTGAACCCGCTTACCGGCACCAAGATTCCGGTGTGGGTCGCCGACTACGTTTTGACCGGCTACGGCACCGGCGCCATCATGGCCGTGCCCGCTCACGATACCCGCGACTTCGATTTCGCGAAGAAGTTTAACCTGCCGGTTATCTGCATCATGGAACCCGATGCAAGCTGCCCCGAAGACGTTCGCCCGAAGGTCCTCGCAGGGGAAGCCTGCTGGGCTGCCGACGGCACCTACATCAACAGCCAGAACGACACGCTTTGCCTGAACGGCCTCAACAAGAAGCAGGGCATCGCGAAGGTCATCGAATGGCTCGAAGCCAACAAGATCGGTAAGGCTACCGTGAACTACAAGCTCCGCGACTGGCTCTTCAGCCGTCAGCGCTACTGGGGCGAACCGTTCCCGATTATCCACTGGGAAGACGGCGAAATCTCTACGGTGGACGACGCCGAACTTCCGGTGCTGTTGCCGGAACTCAAGGACTACAAGCCGGGTGACGGCGGACAGTCCCCGCTCGCAAACGCTACCGAATGGCTCCAGGTCACGGACAAGAACGGCCGCAAGGGTATCCGCGAGACGAACACCATGCCGCAGTGGGCAGGCTCCTGCTGGTATTACCTCCGCTACATCGACGCCTGCAACGGCGACGCATTTGTTGCAAAGGAACTTGAAAAGTACTGGATGCCCGTGGACCTCTATGTGGGTGGTGCTGAACACGCTGTGCTTCACTTGCTCTACAGCCGTTTCTGGCATAAGGTCCTGTTCGACCTCGGCCTCGTCTCTACCGACGAACCGTTCCAGAAGCTCTTCAACCAGGGCATGATTCTTGCCTTCGCTTACGAAGACGCCGCTGGCTCCAAGGTCCCCACCGACGAAGTCGAGGAGAAGAACGGAAAGTTCTTCAAGAAGGGAACCGACATCGAACTCAAGCAGATCGTGGCGAAGATGAGTAAGTCCCTCAAGAACGTCGTGAACCCGGATGACGTGGTGCGCGACTACGGTGCCGACAGCCTTCGTTTGTACGAAATGTTCATGGGCCCGCTGGACGCCGTGAAGCCTTGGCAGACCAAGGGTATCGAAGGCATGAACCGCTTCCTCGGCCGCGCCTGGCGCTCCGTTGTTGGCGACAGCGATGAAGCCCCGGTGTTCGTTGATGAAACTGCCCCTGAAGCCATCGAGAAGGTGATGCACCAGACCGTCATCAAGGTCACGAGCGACATCGAGAACATGAGCTTCAACACCGCGATTAGCCAGCTGATGATCTTCAACAACGAAATGATGAAGATGGACAAGCGCTACCGCGAGCCGTGCGAAACGTTCGTCAAGTTGCTGCACCCGTTTGCCCCGCACATCGCCGAAGAAATGTGGAGCATCCTCGGTCACAACGAATCGCTCACGAACGTCGCCTGGCCTGAAGCCGACCACTCCAAGGCCGTCGAAAACACCGTGGAAGTCGTGTTCCAGGTGAACGGCAAGGTCCGCGCCAAGGCAAGTGTAGCGAAGGACATGGATAAGGCCGCCCTCGAAAAGCTCGCCATGGAAAACGAAAGAGTGAAGGAGTTTATGAAGGGAATGCAGGTCGTCAAGGCAATTGTTGTGCCTGGTAAGTTGGTCAACATCGTTGTCAAGCCGGCATAA
- a CDS encoding type II toxin-antitoxin system YafQ family toxin, with protein MMEIKTTAKFRKDLKQAKKKGLNMALLQKVVDDLAAGKKLDERHHDHALVGEWVTFRECHIQPDWLLIYKISGDALILTLTRTGSHSDLFKK; from the coding sequence ATGATGGAAATCAAGACCACTGCAAAGTTCAGGAAAGACCTTAAGCAGGCTAAAAAGAAAGGGTTAAATATGGCTCTCCTGCAAAAGGTCGTTGACGATTTGGCTGCAGGGAAAAAGCTAGACGAACGACACCACGACCACGCCCTCGTTGGGGAGTGGGTCACGTTCCGCGAATGCCATATTCAACCGGACTGGCTGTTGATTTACAAGATTTCGGGCGATGCGCTCATATTGACACTGACGCGAACAGGCTCGCACAGCGACTTGTTCAAGAAATAG
- a CDS encoding type II toxin-antitoxin system RelB/DinJ family antitoxin: MGTTMNTISARIDSKLKTQAETLFDQLGMNMSTAITVFLKQVVRLRKIPFEIALDTPNDETVAAMAEANEIASGKRKAKSYKNANVMIKDILGE, translated from the coding sequence ATGGGAACCACAATGAATACTATCAGCGCAAGAATCGATTCAAAGCTCAAAACGCAAGCCGAAACCCTGTTCGACCAGCTCGGGATGAACATGTCTACGGCAATTACCGTTTTCTTGAAGCAGGTCGTTCGTCTCCGCAAGATCCCGTTTGAGATCGCCCTTGACACTCCCAACGACGAGACCGTCGCCGCCATGGCCGAAGCAAACGAAATCGCGTCAGGAAAACGCAAGGCAAAATCCTACAAGAACGCAAACGTAATGATTAAGGACATTCTAGGCGAATGA